A genome region from Chloroherpetonaceae bacterium includes the following:
- the tyrS gene encoding tyrosine--tRNA ligase, translating to MTTSVKHFPPKNEQLDWILRNTVEVIPVEDLERKIERSLQTGEPLKVKLGADPSRPDLHLGHAVVLRKLRDFQDLGHLAILIIGDFTAMIGDPSGRNKTRPQLSREETVRNGQTYLEQATKILDKDKTTIRYNSEWLGKMSFEDVIRLASRYTVARMLERDDFANRYRAGEPIAIHELLYPLAQAMDSVELRNDVELGGTDQKFNLLVGRDMQREYGIAEPQVCITLPLLEGTDGVQKMSKSLDNYIGFNDPPREMYQKLLNVPDSLVMKYAQYTGILSQDDLHTLERLMQENQREAKHFFSEKTVSFFHNPEAGRREREAAERIAKGEAPEDIEEVIVSTSEIGLLDALVVAKAASSKSEARRLVEQGGVMVDSMRASDAKQMLSLETEKIIKVGKRKFFRLRKAEA from the coding sequence ATGACAACAAGTGTCAAGCACTTTCCTCCGAAGAACGAGCAACTGGACTGGATTTTGCGCAACACAGTCGAGGTGATTCCAGTGGAAGACTTGGAACGCAAAATTGAGCGCAGTTTGCAAACGGGTGAGCCCTTGAAAGTCAAACTGGGTGCCGACCCATCACGCCCAGATTTGCACTTGGGGCATGCCGTTGTGCTGCGCAAGCTGCGTGATTTTCAAGACCTTGGACATCTGGCGATTCTCATCATCGGTGATTTTACCGCAATGATTGGTGATCCATCAGGCAGAAACAAAACACGCCCACAGCTCAGCCGAGAAGAAACTGTGCGAAACGGACAAACTTACCTTGAACAAGCCACGAAAATTTTGGACAAAGACAAAACCACTATCCGATACAACTCTGAGTGGCTCGGCAAAATGTCGTTTGAAGATGTCATTCGCCTTGCCAGCCGATATACCGTCGCACGTATGCTGGAGCGAGACGATTTTGCCAACCGCTACAGAGCAGGTGAGCCAATTGCCATTCACGAGCTGCTCTATCCACTGGCTCAAGCAATGGATTCCGTTGAACTAAGAAACGATGTAGAGCTGGGGGGCACAGATCAAAAGTTTAACTTGCTGGTCGGGCGCGATATGCAGCGTGAATACGGCATTGCAGAGCCGCAAGTCTGCATCACATTGCCACTTCTGGAAGGCACAGACGGCGTGCAAAAAATGTCTAAATCGCTAGACAATTACATTGGCTTTAACGATCCACCACGAGAGATGTATCAAAAACTGCTCAATGTGCCAGATAGCCTTGTGATGAAGTATGCACAATACACAGGGATTCTCAGCCAAGATGACCTCCACACGCTCGAGCGCCTAATGCAAGAAAACCAAAGAGAAGCCAAACACTTTTTCAGCGAAAAAACCGTTTCATTTTTCCATAACCCCGAAGCAGGGCGGCGTGAAAGAGAGGCAGCCGAGCGCATTGCAAAAGGCGAAGCGCCCGAGGATATTGAGGAGGTGATCGTGTCCACAAGTGAAATTGGCTTGCTTGATGCATTAGTGGTTGCAAAAGCAGCATCTTCAAAAAGCGAAGCGCGCCGATTGGTCGAGCAAGGAGGGGTCATGGTCGATAGCATGCGAGCCAGTGATGCAAAGCAGATGCTCTCGCTGGAAACGGAAAAAATTATCAAGGTGGGAAAGCGAAAGTTTTTCCGCTTGCGGAAAGCAGAGGCATAA
- the smpB gene encoding SsrA-binding protein SmpB produces MSSKKTSKPAFVRTIHNRKARFEYDVLETFEAGIALKGTEVKSIRQGKASLDDSFALVRNDELTLENMQITPYELGTTENHDPKRSRKLLMHKEEILRLKQKVAEKGLTLVPLKLYFNERGKAKLELALARGKKLHDKREAIKQRDLEREMRRGE; encoded by the coding sequence GTGTCGAGCAAAAAAACATCCAAACCTGCGTTTGTTAGAACCATTCACAATCGAAAGGCGCGCTTTGAGTATGATGTGCTTGAGACATTTGAAGCAGGAATTGCGCTCAAAGGCACGGAGGTAAAGTCTATTCGGCAAGGCAAAGCCAGCTTGGACGATAGTTTTGCCCTTGTGCGCAATGACGAACTCACGCTTGAAAATATGCAAATTACTCCATATGAACTGGGCACGACAGAAAACCACGACCCAAAGCGCAGTCGCAAACTGCTGATGCACAAGGAGGAGATTTTGAGACTCAAGCAAAAGGTTGCAGAAAAAGGATTGACGCTGGTGCCACTGAAACTGTATTTCAACGAGAGAGGCAAAGCTAAATTAGAGCTGGCGCTTGCACGCGGTAAAAAGCTGCACGACAAGCGTGAAGCAATTAAGCAACGCGACTTGGAGCGAGAAATGCGGCGTGGAGAGTAA
- a CDS encoding DMT family transporter, translating into MSRCTIYASDEDRLRGIFYVALAALLWSTGGAFIKSVELDAFQTSFWRSLFATLTIAAITKPRHLTLNTDTLLTSLAYSATLMFFVAGTKLTTAANAILLQYAAPIYILLLAHFLLKESMNRAQVITVFFCVIGMAIFFLDQLSPQGYLGNIFAALSGVAFAVMTVMLRKQRHADPTQSIFLGNLWIVLITAFILITQSLSHPKGALHPDVYLGFAISTADSIIVAFLGIFQIGIPYLLFTRGIRALRAVDAALIGMLEPVLNPVWAFLIVGEVPSMYAFIGGAIIIVAVFVQNVWVLRVQQSQNAA; encoded by the coding sequence ATGAGCCGCTGCACGATTTACGCCAGCGATGAAGATAGGCTGCGAGGCATTTTCTACGTGGCGCTTGCTGCACTTCTTTGGAGCACAGGTGGGGCATTCATCAAGTCAGTTGAGCTTGACGCCTTTCAAACTTCGTTCTGGCGCTCACTTTTTGCTACCCTCACGATTGCAGCTATCACGAAACCCCGACACCTTACGCTCAATACCGACACGCTGCTCACCTCGCTTGCTTACTCTGCCACGCTCATGTTCTTCGTTGCAGGCACAAAACTGACCACTGCTGCCAATGCCATTCTCTTGCAATACGCTGCTCCGATTTACATTCTTTTGCTTGCGCACTTTTTGCTCAAAGAGTCAATGAACCGAGCACAGGTCATTACCGTCTTTTTCTGCGTGATTGGCATGGCGATCTTCTTCCTTGACCAGCTTTCACCACAGGGTTACTTGGGCAATATCTTTGCGGCGCTCTCTGGCGTTGCTTTTGCCGTAATGACCGTGATGCTTCGCAAACAGCGTCACGCCGACCCCACTCAATCTATTTTTCTGGGCAATCTCTGGATTGTGCTTATTACCGCCTTTATTCTCATCACGCAATCGCTTTCGCACCCCAAAGGAGCGCTTCACCCTGATGTGTATCTTGGCTTTGCTATCTCCACTGCCGACAGTATTATTGTTGCCTTCTTGGGCATTTTTCAGATTGGCATTCCATACCTTCTTTTCACGCGTGGCATTCGTGCACTGCGCGCCGTAGACGCTGCCCTTATTGGAATGTTAGAGCCAGTCCTAAACCCAGTCTGGGCATTTCTCATCGTAGGAGAAGTGCCTTCAATGTATGCTTTCATTGGCGGTGCAATTATTATTGTTGCTGTCTTTGTTCAAAATGTCTGGGTACTGCGCGTTCAGCAAAGCCAAAATGCAGCATAG